The Corynebacterium suranareeae genome window below encodes:
- a CDS encoding patatin-like phospholipase family protein, whose amino-acid sequence MSLIPAQNFDDVALIIEGGGTRNSYTAALIDQLIANNIHFGWVGGVSAGASHTVNYLSADRFRTVSSFVEFAADRRFSGIQPLVRGRGYFNAVDIYETSTQPDQQYPFDFDTFANDPTPFQLSAVRADTGETVFWGREDTQDLTSLMKRVRASSTMPGFMPITYIDGHPYVDGAVGETGGLMLQPAIDAGFTRFLVVASRPRDYWRKEIGRPGFIKAALRRFPSIADLTIARPALYNSVKQQILDLEKQGNAYVFFADNMNIQNTEINLKKLRASFDAGMQQTRKDWPEIMHFLNGGA is encoded by the coding sequence ATGTCTTTGATTCCCGCCCAGAATTTTGATGATGTTGCTTTGATCATTGAGGGCGGTGGTACCCGAAATTCTTATACCGCTGCGTTGATTGATCAGTTGATTGCCAACAATATTCATTTCGGATGGGTTGGGGGAGTTTCGGCTGGCGCGTCGCATACCGTGAATTATTTGTCGGCGGATCGTTTTCGTACGGTGTCGAGTTTTGTGGAGTTTGCAGCCGATCGCCGGTTTTCAGGCATTCAGCCTCTGGTGCGTGGGCGCGGTTATTTCAATGCGGTGGATATTTATGAAACTTCCACGCAGCCGGATCAGCAGTATCCTTTTGATTTTGATACCTTTGCCAATGATCCCACTCCTTTCCAACTTTCCGCCGTGCGCGCCGATACTGGTGAGACCGTTTTTTGGGGTAGGGAAGACACCCAGGATCTGACGTCTTTGATGAAACGCGTCCGCGCGTCGTCGACCATGCCTGGTTTTATGCCGATCACTTACATCGATGGCCACCCCTATGTCGATGGCGCGGTCGGGGAGACCGGCGGTTTGATGTTGCAGCCGGCAATCGATGCGGGCTTCACCCGCTTTTTGGTCGTAGCCTCCCGCCCGCGCGATTATTGGCGCAAGGAGATCGGTCGCCCGGGTTTTATAAAAGCTGCTTTACGACGCTTCCCCTCAATCGCCGATCTCACCATCGCGCGCCCTGCACTGTATAACTCAGTCAAGCAACAGATCCTTGACCTAGAAAAACAAGGCAATGCCTATGTGTTTTTCGCAGACAACATGAACATCCAAAACACCGAAATTAATCTAAAGAAACTCCGTGCATCTTTCGACGCAGGCATGCAGCAAACCCGTAAAGATTGGCCGGAAATCATGCACTTCCTTAACGGGGGTGCGTAA
- a CDS encoding NAD(P)-binding domain-containing protein, with protein MEMVVKKKRVAIIGAGPSGIAQLRAFESAEKQGQENPELVCFEKQDTWGGQWNYSWRTGTDSYGEPVHSSMYRNLWSNGPKEVLEFAEYSFDEHFGKPISSYPPREVLWDYIAGRAKKSNVEKYIKFAHVVRWVSFDENSQLFTVTVENLRTGETSSDTYDNVIVGAGHFSFPNVPHFEGVETFPGQIMHAHEFRGAESVADKDILLIGASYSAEDIGTQAYKMGARSVTFSYRSKPMGYEWPEEMTELPLVERFDGSEVHFVNGEKRKVDIVVFCTGYLHHYPFMPSELTLSSPNNLYPDTLYRGVVSEANNQLFWLGSQDQWLTFNMFDAQAWYVRDVILGRIALPSKEAQRNHMDQWLSRFEGLKSENDQIDFQCDYVEDLINQTDYPSFDLKEVAKILKGWVKSKEEDILNYRDYTYTSVMTGTTSVEHHTPWMIELDDSLERYLSEPAEDDARQVYRGKKVRDKA; from the coding sequence ATGGAGATGGTTGTGAAGAAGAAGCGGGTTGCGATTATTGGTGCAGGCCCAAGTGGCATTGCCCAGTTAAGAGCTTTTGAATCGGCAGAAAAGCAGGGACAAGAGAATCCTGAGCTGGTGTGTTTTGAAAAGCAAGACACATGGGGCGGCCAGTGGAATTACTCGTGGCGTACCGGCACTGATTCTTATGGTGAGCCAGTGCACTCGAGTATGTACCGGAACTTGTGGTCAAACGGGCCGAAGGAAGTGCTGGAATTTGCTGAGTACAGTTTTGATGAGCACTTTGGAAAGCCGATTTCTTCCTACCCTCCACGTGAAGTTCTGTGGGATTACATTGCAGGCCGTGCAAAGAAGTCTAATGTAGAAAAATACATTAAGTTCGCGCATGTTGTTCGCTGGGTGAGTTTTGATGAGAACTCCCAGCTGTTTACCGTCACGGTAGAAAATCTTCGCACCGGTGAGACTAGCAGTGATACTTATGACAACGTCATTGTTGGTGCAGGTCACTTCAGTTTCCCAAATGTTCCACACTTTGAGGGTGTAGAGACTTTCCCAGGTCAGATCATGCATGCTCATGAATTCCGTGGTGCAGAAAGTGTTGCTGATAAGGATATTTTGCTGATTGGTGCAAGTTATTCTGCAGAAGATATCGGTACTCAGGCTTATAAGATGGGTGCCCGTTCGGTGACTTTTTCTTATCGTTCAAAGCCGATGGGGTATGAATGGCCAGAGGAGATGACTGAGCTTCCTTTGGTTGAGCGTTTCGATGGCTCCGAGGTTCACTTTGTCAACGGTGAAAAGCGCAAGGTCGACATCGTGGTGTTCTGTACTGGCTATTTACACCATTACCCATTCATGCCATCTGAGCTGACGTTGAGTTCCCCGAATAATCTCTACCCGGATACTCTGTATCGCGGTGTGGTGTCTGAGGCTAATAACCAGCTATTTTGGTTGGGTTCCCAAGATCAGTGGCTGACGTTCAATATGTTTGATGCGCAGGCGTGGTATGTCCGTGATGTCATCTTGGGGCGCATTGCTCTTCCATCGAAGGAAGCGCAGCGTAACCACATGGATCAGTGGCTGTCTCGTTTTGAGGGCCTGAAGTCTGAAAATGATCAGATTGATTTCCAGTGTGACTACGTCGAGGACCTGATTAACCAGACGGATTACCCTTCGTTTGATCTGAAGGAAGTCGCAAAGATTTTGAAGGGGTGGGTGAAGTCGAAGGAGGAGGATATCCTCAACTACCGCGATTACACCTACACATCAGTAATGACTGGAACCACATCTGTGGAGCACCATACTCCGTGGATGATTGAGTTGGATGACTCGTTGGAGCGTTACTTAAGCGAACCAGCTGAAGATGATGCCCGCCAGGTTTACCGTGGTAAAAAAGTACGCGACAAAGCCTAA
- a CDS encoding alpha/beta fold hydrolase, whose translation MPTPLQHGTFPVPGAQLSTSFSDEHGHAVVQLHGLTSSRQRDRLLDLDLGRGLSGTRLLRYDARGHGTSTGRAASTDYQWDTLAGDLLMLLDAHFPHEQVHGVGPSMGCATLLKAAVLNPDRFSGFTLMLPPTAWDSRKAQAAEYLSFATFLETHGMDAFLNAEKLHAQPPATIGTPDTVPDISTELLPWAYRGAALSDLPSKEEIANISVPTTILSWTDDPGHPVSTAIELTRLMPNAQLRIATTPAEVARWPQHLRDDLRLD comes from the coding sequence ATGCCCACTCCCCTCCAACACGGCACTTTCCCCGTCCCCGGCGCGCAACTATCCACCTCGTTCAGCGACGAACACGGCCACGCAGTCGTCCAACTCCACGGCCTCACTTCATCGCGACAACGCGACCGCCTCCTCGACCTCGATCTCGGCCGCGGACTGTCCGGCACACGCCTTTTGCGTTACGACGCCCGCGGCCACGGCACCTCCACCGGCCGCGCTGCCTCCACCGATTATCAGTGGGACACCCTAGCGGGTGATCTTTTAATGCTTCTCGACGCCCACTTCCCCCACGAACAAGTCCACGGCGTCGGCCCCTCCATGGGTTGCGCCACCCTGCTTAAAGCAGCTGTATTAAACCCCGACCGCTTCAGTGGATTCACTCTCATGCTCCCACCAACCGCCTGGGATTCCCGAAAAGCCCAAGCCGCAGAGTATCTTTCTTTTGCAACATTTTTAGAAACCCACGGCATGGACGCCTTCCTCAACGCTGAGAAACTTCACGCCCAACCACCAGCAACAATTGGAACTCCCGACACTGTCCCCGATATTTCTACCGAACTACTCCCGTGGGCTTACCGGGGTGCAGCGCTTAGCGATCTCCCCTCAAAAGAGGAGATCGCTAACATCTCCGTTCCCACCACGATCTTAAGCTGGACAGATGATCCCGGACACCCCGTATCCACCGCCATTGAACTCACCCGATTGATGCCGAACGCTCAATTGCGCATCGCCACTACTCCAGCAGAAGTCGCCCGGTGGCCACAGCATCTACGCGATGACCTGCGATTGGACTAG